A genomic segment from Mycoplasmopsis arginini encodes:
- the rpsF gene encoding 30S ribosomal protein S6: MSKYEIMILVNPTSTEESVKELVFSVLDEKNTKFERLERTELAYPINKLTRASYFLILTKAKPEAVKELTRKFNIDKSIIRSLIINLNSEKGLKPRKQKRFTKRSFENRRLFDKNENKETTDENKTEQKRTYVKKQQAEK, encoded by the coding sequence ATGTCAAAATACGAAATTATGATTCTAGTAAACCCTACATCTACAGAAGAAAGTGTTAAGGAATTAGTATTTTCAGTACTAGATGAAAAAAACACTAAATTCGAAAGATTAGAAAGAACAGAATTAGCATACCCAATTAACAAATTAACTCGTGCATCATATTTCTTAATTTTAACCAAAGCTAAACCTGAAGCAGTTAAAGAATTAACAAGAAAATTTAATATCGATAAAAGTATTATTAGATCATTAATCATTAACTTAAATTCAGAAAAAGGTTTAAAACCAAGAAAACAAAAAAGATTTACAAAAAGAAGTTTTGAAAATAGAAGATTATTTGACAAAAACGAAAACAAAGAAACAACAGATGAAAACAAAACTGAACAAAAAAGAACATATGTTAAAAAACAACAAGCAGAAAAATAG
- a CDS encoding Cof-type HAD-IIB family hydrolase: MAFNKDSEKRRFLFAIDLDGTLLADSGAGTIHPKTEEAIKKAVADGHIVSIITGRPWRSTMPVYQKLGLNAIVGNYNGAHIHNPADPFFIPTITYLDLNEVLYILGDQKVKKEISNYAIEGPDWVQLMHRDPNLEKVFGFNQATKFRESINLEKLPLKPTGIVFDCQPTTDVLDLLTYLKRRYGDLGEFSSWSKGEGLSPVFDITSIGVDKGKVISLMKRYYNIDIDDTIVMGDSYNDLSMYEIGNVGVCPANAEQAIKKASTVVMKQTNKEGAVGYFIEEFLQDPDKYIQMAKEKKNEAKKNLKTVKADNFFNKKEEK, encoded by the coding sequence ATGGCTTTTAATAAAGACTCTGAAAAAAGAAGATTTTTATTTGCTATTGACTTAGATGGTACTCTTTTAGCTGATTCTGGTGCAGGAACAATTCACCCTAAAACAGAAGAAGCTATTAAAAAAGCCGTCGCAGATGGTCATATTGTTTCAATTATTACTGGTAGACCTTGAAGAAGTACAATGCCAGTTTATCAAAAATTAGGATTAAATGCTATTGTAGGAAATTATAATGGTGCGCATATCCATAATCCCGCTGACCCATTTTTCATTCCAACAATTACTTACTTAGACCTTAATGAAGTTTTATATATATTAGGTGACCAAAAAGTTAAAAAAGAAATTTCTAACTATGCAATTGAAGGACCTGACTGAGTTCAATTAATGCACAGAGATCCTAATTTAGAAAAGGTTTTTGGATTTAACCAAGCAACTAAGTTTAGAGAATCAATTAACTTAGAAAAATTACCATTAAAACCAACAGGTATCGTTTTCGATTGTCAACCAACAACAGATGTTTTAGATTTATTAACATATCTAAAAAGAAGATATGGAGATTTAGGAGAATTTTCATCTTGATCAAAAGGTGAAGGATTAAGCCCAGTATTTGATATAACATCAATTGGTGTTGATAAGGGAAAAGTTATTTCATTAATGAAGAGATATTACAACATTGATATCGATGATACCATTGTTATGGGTGATTCATATAACGACTTAAGCATGTATGAAATTGGAAATGTTGGGGTTTGTCCAGCAAATGCTGAACAAGCAATTAAAAAAGCATCAACTGTCGTAATGAAACAAACAAATAAAGAAGGAGCTGTTGGTTACTTTATCGAAGAATTTTTACAAGATCCAGATAAATATATTCAAATGGCAAAAGAAAAGAAAAACGAAGCAAAGAAAAATTTAAAAACTGTAAAGGCTGATAACTTTTTCAATAAAAAAGAAGAAAAATAA
- the deoC gene encoding deoxyribose-phosphate aldolase, whose product MLNKLIDHTFLNPAGTTKDIDKLIEEAKKYDFKSVCIAPSYIKYAKEQLKNSDVLICTVIGFPLGYNVTSVKVFETKIALEHGADEIDMVMNVSRFKDKQYEYVLNEIKSIKEVCGNKVLKVIIETALLTNEEIAKATEIVLQSGADFIKTSTGFSYRGASFEDIKIMKEIAKDNLLIKASGGIKSKEDALKMVELGANRLGTSKSVTIIEGKVDNSSNY is encoded by the coding sequence ATGCTAAATAAATTAATAGATCATACATTTTTAAATCCAGCAGGGACTACAAAAGATATCGATAAATTAATTGAAGAAGCTAAAAAATATGATTTTAAATCAGTTTGTATAGCTCCTTCATATATTAAATATGCAAAGGAACAACTTAAAAATTCAGATGTTCTAATTTGTACAGTTATTGGTTTTCCACTTGGTTATAATGTAACAAGTGTTAAAGTATTTGAAACAAAAATTGCTTTAGAACATGGAGCTGATGAAATTGATATGGTAATGAACGTTAGCCGTTTTAAAGACAAACAATATGAATATGTTTTAAATGAAATTAAATCAATCAAAGAAGTTTGTGGAAATAAAGTTTTAAAGGTTATTATTGAAACAGCTTTATTAACAAATGAAGAAATTGCAAAAGCTACTGAAATTGTTTTACAATCAGGAGCAGATTTTATAAAAACTTCTACAGGTTTTTCATACCGTGGTGCTAGTTTTGAAGACATTAAAATAATGAAAGAAATAGCAAAAGATAATTTATTAATTAAAGCTTCTGGTGGAATTAAATCAAAAGAAGATGCTTTAAAAATGGTTGAATTAGGTGCTAATAGATTAGGAACTTCAAAATCAGTAACAATAATTGAAGGAAAAGTTGACAATAGTTCTAATTATTAA
- the upp gene encoding uracil phosphoribosyltransferase, which produces MVKIFQHPLINAKLTKMRDENTTHNEFRQNLNEIASLMVYEMLRDYKTKPLVVKTPTGSFFEGEQLDKEIVIIPILRAGLGMVNGILDLVPQARVGHIGMYRVEETTQVVEYFFKIPNVAKDSYIIIVDPMLATGTSACDAISRLENLGFTNIKLICLIGVDKGIEKVKTQHPNVDIYLASKDKELNENNYIIPGLGDAGDRIFGTKK; this is translated from the coding sequence ATGGTTAAAATTTTTCAACATCCGCTTATTAATGCAAAATTAACAAAAATGCGTGATGAAAATACTACACATAATGAATTTAGACAGAATTTAAATGAAATTGCTTCTTTAATGGTTTATGAAATGTTAAGAGATTATAAAACTAAACCATTAGTTGTAAAAACACCAACTGGTTCATTTTTTGAAGGTGAACAATTAGATAAAGAAATAGTAATTATTCCAATTTTAAGAGCTGGTTTGGGAATGGTAAATGGTATTCTAGATTTAGTACCACAGGCTAGAGTGGGTCATATTGGAATGTATCGTGTTGAAGAAACAACACAAGTTGTAGAATACTTTTTTAAAATACCTAATGTTGCTAAAGATAGTTACATAATTATTGTTGACCCAATGTTAGCAACAGGAACTTCTGCTTGTGACGCAATTTCAAGATTAGAAAATTTAGGCTTTACTAACATAAAATTAATTTGTCTAATTGGTGTTGATAAAGGTATTGAAAAAGTTAAAACTCAACATCCTAACGTAGATATTTATTTAGCATCAAAAGATAAAGAATTAAATGAAAATAACTACATTATTCCTGGTTTAGGAGATGCAGGTGACCGTATTTTTGGAACTAAAAAATAA
- a CDS encoding ribonuclease HIII, with amino-acid sequence MFFDELEYIGVDETGVGDYFSPIVSVACFIPKENLELVKNLGIKDSKKITDSKIIQIAEHIIKNNLVHFKDTTLSQKGYNNLIKIGVNNNGVKTLIHFNSIKRLLKKVGANKTIVIDQYASIENMKKHIKALKERSIVKDLNIDDFNLILETKAEEKFLSVACASVLARYLLLNKMKLQKDNYQDFEFKLGASNPIIDLGVEFVKKFGVNELENVAKVSFKTTNKILEKLNL; translated from the coding sequence ATGTTTTTTGATGAATTAGAATACATTGGTGTAGATGAAACAGGAGTGGGAGATTATTTTAGTCCAATAGTCTCTGTTGCTTGTTTTATTCCAAAAGAAAATTTAGAATTAGTAAAAAATTTAGGAATTAAAGATAGTAAAAAAATAACTGATTCTAAAATTATTCAAATCGCAGAACATATTATAAAAAATAATTTAGTTCATTTTAAAGATACAACATTGAGCCAAAAAGGCTATAACAATTTAATTAAAATCGGTGTAAATAATAATGGTGTTAAAACACTAATTCACTTTAATTCAATCAAAAGACTTTTAAAAAAAGTCGGTGCAAATAAGACTATAGTAATAGATCAATATGCTTCAATAGAAAACATGAAAAAACATATAAAAGCATTAAAAGAAAGAAGCATAGTAAAAGACCTAAATATCGACGATTTCAACTTAATTTTAGAAACAAAGGCTGAGGAAAAGTTTTTATCAGTTGCTTGTGCATCGGTTTTGGCAAGATATTTACTTTTAAATAAAATGAAACTTCAAAAAGATAATTACCAAGATTTTGAGTTTAAATTAGGAGCTAGTAACCCAATAATTGATTTGGGCGTAGAGTTTGTTAAAAAATTTGGTGTTAATGAATTAGAAAATGTGGCAAAAGTATCATTTAAAACAACTAATAAAATTTTGGAAAAACTAAATTTATAA